From one Triticum urartu cultivar G1812 chromosome 3, Tu2.1, whole genome shotgun sequence genomic stretch:
- the LOC125547228 gene encoding uncharacterized protein LOC125547228, with the protein MAEMVKSVIVGEAVSRIISGIAPTSKDEDKADEEASGRGLERLEMARIKMEAALQTSNKWQITDTSLLRWQKKLKRTAQDCDDVARRCRQLSREEDEAEQVVRKSSFPRRMAHATKVFVSSFVGGGNDHRSAGSVTAAVVRRFERLADGADEFIRYVQIGGTPRQNLFFDPLTGHLFTGKMIAYQLLRPGGQYHYFRIRPINFQERGLEAFLSFMYEDCKVPKNSFCLGVMLRLSESTDIIGTVLKCLRVMTPHFNSMTDIVIKEIIHLPTQDFSYVAHKKHWVHVHRTLTEWFRPDPLCCQGFEHDVVRSCHSGSDSSNGSRNKLKFSSIFPEPVCHVFFQCHTSLSEYKNLPGSAVFAGHDESSSLENSQPLKIGILLMPHASLEDPKSVGSTIEVIDTTNRHHLTHVNVHLDQLDEMMMPKAIDYLHLNAEAMSYQWTDYHNFVATMVSCGDGSDSSEGFGGNSFCSWNFIMSSRIRKHESGAAKRKKKQRLEVEAQSLTGSLDRYLVKDPRHNSENQTADVNVDDGCDDNVTEVEAHDAEIDDGNIASEGGDGNIADGGDDVFF; encoded by the exons ATGGCTGAGATGGTCAAGTCGGTCATTGTTGGGGAAGCAGTTAGCCGGATTATTTCGGGTATTGCCCCCACCAGCAAAGACGAGGACAAAGCAGATGAAGAAGCATCAGGACGCGGCCTAGAGAGGCTGGAGATGGCGCGCATCAAAATGGAGGCCGCACTCCAAACGTCCAACAAGTGGCAGATCACCGACACGTCGCTCCTCCGTTGGCAAAAGAAGCTCAAGCGCACTGCCCAGGACTGTGACGACGTAGCGCGCAGATGCAGGCAACTTTCTCGGGAAGAAGACGAGGCGGAGCAGGTGGTAAGGAAATCCTCATTTCCTAGACGGATGGCTCATGCGACCAAGGTGTTCGTCTCCTCTTTcgttggcggcggcaatgatcaTCGCTCTGCGGGGAGTGTCACCGCCGCTGTTGTTCGAAGATTCGAGAGGCTTGCGGACGGTGCTGATGAATTTATCAGGTATGTGCAGATCGGCGGGACACCACGTCAGAACCTGTTCTTCGACCCTCTCACTGGGCATCTCTTCACGGGCAAAATGATTGCGTATCAGTTGTTGCGTCCTGGAGGTCAGTACCACTACTTCCGCATACGGCCAATCAATTTCCAAGAGCGTGGGCTGGAGGCCTTTCTATCCTTCATGTACGAAGATTGTAAGGTGCCCAAGAACAGTTTTTGCCTTGGGGTCATGCTGCGTCTGTCTGAGAGTACAGACATAATCGGAACCGTTCTGAAGTGCTTGCGAGTTATGACACCTCACTTCAACTCTATGACCGACATTGTTATCAAGGAGATCATCCATCTCCCTACGCAAGATTTCTCCTATGTTGCACACAAGAAACACTGGGTTCACGTCCACAGAACTTTGACTGAATGGTTTCGTCCAGATCCATTATGTTGTCAAGGATTCGAGCACGATGTTGTGCGTTCTTGCCATAGTGGCAGCGACAGCAGCAATGGAAGCAGAAATAAATTGAAGTTTTCAAGCATATTTCCCGAACCAGTCTGCCATGTGTTTTTCCAGTGTCACACCTCACTATCTGAGTACAAAAACCTTCCAGGATCAGCCGTATTTGCTGGTCATGATGAAAGTTCATCTTTGGAGAATTCCCAACCATTGAAGATTGGAATACTACTCATGCCTCATGCTTCTTTGGAGGACCCTAAGTCTGTTGGTTCCACAATAGAAGTGATAGATACAACGAATCGACACCACCTCACACATGTAAATGTTCATCTGGACCAACTCGACGAGATGATGATGCCTAAGGCGATAGACTATCTTCATCTTAATGCCGAGGCTATGTCGTACCAG TGGACTGACTACCACAACTTTGTCGCCACCATGGTGTCATGTGGAGATGGGTCTGATTCTTCTGAAGGGTTCGGCGGCAATTC GTTTTGTTCCTGGAACTTCATCATGTCTAGTAGAATTAGGAAGCATGAATCTGGCGCTGCAAAGCGTAAGAAGAAACAAAGACTCGAAGTTGAGGCTCAATCTCTAACAGGTTCCCTTGATAGATATTTGGTGAAAGACCCCCGACATAATTCTGAAAATCAAACTGCAGATGTTAATGTTGATGATGGTTGTGATGATAATGTAACCGAGGTTGAGGCTCATGATGCAGAAATTGATGATGGCAATATTGCCAGTGAAGGGGGTGATGGTAATATTGCCGATGGAGGTGATGATGTGTTCTTTTGA